In a single window of the Rhopalosiphum padi isolate XX-2018 chromosome 1, ASM2088224v1, whole genome shotgun sequence genome:
- the LOC132917364 gene encoding ribosome biogenesis protein NOP53 gives MKTKKKGGRRLKRDWRRKIDVTDVDTYLDEKRLEERIGDPFSEKKDEELFHIDTSGKKKKSLKPKKKSLNAPLKCLSSLQSTSAIPPLAQRSVKKYKKINKKDDDFDKNIKPLRKTIVKKKEAKELNKILKSKVKTLQLKENSSKDVFDKDLWTSYREPGQRKDKLIKNVIKWLPSEVLNHNAKVLPKLSNKKMSHPSQSTCSVEDMKCPHPGLSYNPTIEDHVSLLTNIAEKETELIKHEAHINRVTRNLFKQVSKDKHEQMIIEELTEGLPGFTDNSVKEVIEDTSEFKAINPPTTRDNQKTTKKRKIQRRLRNEERQRMNAKIEKKKVSDLYRLRYINEELDELENTTNKKKLKRLQKRQINNVSTRRLGTNKFTESLDAFALPKDLKGTLRETEPQGNIFKDCFESLQKRNILSVGKKQLKINKKKVQAFMDPAFKVTPDMLAKYSV, from the exons atgaaaacaaaaaaaaaaggaggaAGAAGATTGAAACGAGATTGGCGAAGAAAAATTGACGTGACTGATGTTGACACGTATCTAGATGAGAAAAGACTCGAGGAACGAATAGG AGATCCATTCAGCGAAAAAAAAGATGAAGAGTTGTTTCATATTGATACAAgtggaaagaaaaaaaaatctttaaagcctaagaaaaaatctttaaatgcACCTTTGAAATGCCTATCAAGCTTACAATCAACATCTGCTATTCCACCACTTGCTCAAAG aagtgttaaaaaatacaaaaagatTAATAAAAAGGATGACGATTTTGACAAAAACATTAAACCACTAAGGAAAACTATTGTTAAGAAAAAAGAGGCAaaggaattaaataaaattttaaagtctaaagttaaaacattacaattaaaagaaaattcatCAAAAGATGTCTTTGATAAGGATTTATGGACAAGTTATAgag aaCCAGGACAAAGAAAAGATAAactcataaaaaatgttattaaatggtTGCCAAGTGAAGTATTAAACCATAATGCTAAAGTTCTTccaaaattaagtaataaaaaaatgtctcatCCAAGTCAAAGTACATGCAGTGTTGAAGATATGAAATGTCCACACCCTGGTCTTTCGTACAATCCCACAATTGAGGATCATGTTTCATTATTGACTAATATTGCTGAAAAAGAAACAGAGCTTATAAAGCATGAAGCTCATATCAATAGAGTTACACGAAACTTATTCAAGCAAGTTTCTAAAGATAAACATGAA caaatGATAATTGAAGAACTAACTGAAGGTCTGCCTGGCTTTACAGATAACTCAGTTAAAGAAGTAATTGAAGATACTTCTGAATTTAAAGCTATTAATCCACCAACTACAAGAGATAATCAAAAGACCACTAAAAAACGTAAGATCCAGAGACGATTACGTAATGAAGAAAGACAACGTATGAACGCTAAAATTGAAAAGAAGAAAGTTTCAGATCTTTATAG attgcgTTATATTAACGAAGAATTGGATGAATTGGAAAATACAACTAATAAAAAGAAACTTAAAAGATTACAAAAgagacaaataaataatgttagcaCCAGGCGTCTAGGAACCAACAAGTTTACAGAGTCACTAGATGCATTTGCATTACCAAAAGATTTAAAAGGTACTCTAAGGGAAACTGAACCTCAAGGAAATATATTCAAAGACTGTTTTGAAAGTTTACAAAAGCGTAATATATTGTCTGTTGGGAAAAAACAACTTAA gattaaTAAGAAAAAGGTACAAGCATTTATGGATCCTGCTTTTAAAGTTACACCAGACATGTTGGCAAAGTATAGTGTTTAA